The following proteins come from a genomic window of Streptomyces sp. NBC_00539:
- a CDS encoding AMP-binding protein has product MSAESSYAYGVHEVPLLGDTIGENLDRTARRFPERDALVDMATGRRWTYAELAADVDALALGLLDLGITKGDRVGIWAPNRPEWTLVQYATAKIGAILVTVNPAYRSHELEYVLRQSGIRLLAAADRFKTSDYAAMIEEVRPRCPELEHVVLLEGDLWASLLERGRQGDAARLERARAALSPDDPINIQYTSGTTGFPKGATLSHHNILNNGFFVGELCHYTEQDRVCVPVPFYHCFGMVMGALACTSHGAALVIPAPSFDPAATLAAVEAESCTSLYGVPTMFIAELADPGFAAYDLSSLRTGIMAGSPCPVEVMKEVIDKMGMTEVSICYGMTETSPVSTQTRADDSVGRRVSTVGRVGPHLEVKVVDPSSGRTVPRGEPGELCTRGYSVMLGYWGEPERTAEAVDAARWMHTGDLAVMDEDGYLSITGRIKDMVIRGGENIYPREIEEFLHGHPDVLDVQVIGVPDAKYGEELMAWVRMREGAEPLTAEAVRAYCGGRLAHFKIPRYVHVVDEFPMTVTGKIRKVEMREAATRLLATD; this is encoded by the coding sequence GTGTCCGCAGAGTCCAGCTACGCGTACGGGGTCCACGAAGTGCCGCTGCTCGGCGACACGATCGGCGAGAACCTGGACCGCACCGCGCGCAGGTTCCCCGAGCGCGACGCCCTCGTCGACATGGCCACCGGACGCCGCTGGACCTACGCCGAACTGGCGGCGGACGTCGACGCGCTCGCCCTCGGCCTGCTGGACCTCGGCATCACCAAGGGCGACCGGGTCGGCATCTGGGCGCCCAACCGCCCCGAATGGACGCTGGTCCAGTACGCGACCGCCAAGATCGGGGCGATCCTGGTCACGGTGAACCCCGCCTACCGCTCGCACGAGTTGGAGTACGTGCTGCGGCAGTCGGGGATCCGGCTGCTCGCCGCCGCCGACCGGTTCAAGACCTCCGACTACGCGGCCATGATCGAGGAGGTGCGCCCGCGCTGCCCGGAGCTGGAGCACGTCGTCCTGCTGGAAGGCGACCTGTGGGCCTCCCTGCTGGAGCGCGGCCGGCAGGGCGATGCGGCCCGACTGGAGCGGGCGCGGGCGGCGCTGAGCCCCGACGACCCCATCAACATCCAGTACACCTCCGGGACCACCGGCTTCCCCAAGGGGGCGACGCTGTCCCACCACAACATCCTCAACAACGGGTTCTTCGTCGGGGAGTTGTGCCACTACACCGAGCAGGACCGGGTCTGCGTCCCCGTTCCCTTCTACCATTGCTTCGGGATGGTGATGGGCGCTCTGGCCTGTACGAGCCACGGCGCGGCGCTCGTCATCCCGGCGCCCTCGTTCGACCCCGCGGCCACCCTGGCGGCCGTGGAGGCCGAGTCGTGCACCTCGCTGTACGGCGTGCCGACGATGTTCATCGCCGAACTCGCCGACCCCGGCTTCGCCGCGTACGACCTCTCCAGCCTCCGGACCGGCATCATGGCCGGCTCCCCGTGCCCCGTCGAGGTGATGAAGGAGGTCATCGACAAGATGGGCATGACGGAGGTCTCCATCTGCTACGGCATGACGGAGACCTCACCGGTGTCGACGCAGACCCGCGCGGACGACTCCGTCGGACGCCGGGTGTCGACCGTGGGCCGTGTCGGCCCCCACCTGGAGGTCAAGGTGGTCGATCCGTCCTCCGGGCGGACCGTCCCGCGCGGGGAGCCGGGCGAACTGTGCACCCGGGGCTACTCCGTCATGCTCGGCTACTGGGGCGAGCCCGAGCGGACCGCCGAAGCCGTCGACGCGGCACGCTGGATGCACACCGGCGACCTGGCCGTCATGGACGAGGACGGCTACCTGAGCATCACCGGCCGGATCAAGGACATGGTGATCCGCGGCGGCGAGAACATCTACCCGCGCGAGATCGAGGAGTTCCTCCACGGACACCCGGACGTCCTGGACGTCCAGGTCATCGGCGTCCCCGACGCGAAGTACGGTGAGGAGCTGATGGCGTGGGTCCGGATGCGCGAAGGCGCAGAGCCGCTGACCGCCGAAGCCGTCCGCGCGTACTGCGGGGGCCGCCTCGCACACTTCAAGATCCCGCGCTACGTCCACGTCGTGGACGAGTTCCCGATGACCGTCACCGGAAAGATCCGCAAGGTCGAGATGCGCGAGGCGGCCACCCGCCTCCTCGCGACCGACTGA
- a CDS encoding HelD family protein has protein sequence MSTEEFRNEQQFITGLYARLDDLRDQAERAVRSALAEPGSGLQARLERDVLVAEQSGLLSALNSGENGLCFGRLEFSDGRDHHIGRIGIRQDDQDRTPLVLDWRAEVARPFYLATGHTPMGLRRRRHLTTRGREVTALHDEILDLTDTERTGHEGADADAVLLAALDAARTGRMHDIVETIQAEQDRIIRSPHAGVLVVEGGPGTGKTAVALHRAAYLLYAYRELLAKRGVLIVGPNPAFLGYIGEVLPSLGETGVLLATVGELFPGVHATRTDRPGAAAVKGRAAMAGVLARVVGDRQALPETVPAGSGEDTSVVPEPALEIDHDDYGTLLLDRTMAHEARDRARGTGLPHNLARPYFAFRVIDALTEQLADRLGADPYGGPNLLGPDDIAQLGKEIATSPEVHAAIDTLWPPLTPEQLVTDFLADPTYLDAADAELIRRPATETGWTPADIPLLDEAAELLGEDDSARRAAEERERLERIAYAQGVLDLSQGSESYEFEDTENEYLAAHDIIDAERMAERHEEADHRSAAERAAADRTWAFGHVIVDEAQELSAMAWRLLMRRCPTRSMTLVGDPAQTGDEAGCGSWKRILAPYVGNRWELVRLGVNYRTPAEVMDVASAVLRARHPGFEPPRSVRSTGVRPWSRAADDLPAAVAGAVRAGTPAEGRLAVIAPRPLHEALAAALPGVRAGAEPDLTHEVVLLDPRQAKGLEFDTVLVVEPADIAPSDLYVALTRATQSLGVLHTGPLPEELGEQLLPM, from the coding sequence TTGTCAACCGAGGAATTCCGGAATGAGCAGCAATTCATCACCGGGCTCTACGCACGCCTCGACGACCTGCGTGACCAGGCCGAACGCGCCGTCCGGAGCGCGCTCGCGGAACCGGGAAGCGGGTTGCAGGCGCGCCTGGAGCGCGATGTGCTGGTCGCCGAGCAGTCGGGGCTGCTTTCCGCTCTGAACTCCGGGGAGAACGGCCTGTGTTTCGGCCGGCTGGAGTTCTCCGACGGCCGGGACCACCACATCGGCCGCATCGGAATCAGGCAGGACGACCAGGACCGCACCCCCCTCGTCCTCGACTGGCGGGCCGAGGTCGCCCGCCCCTTCTACCTCGCCACCGGCCACACCCCCATGGGACTGCGCCGGCGCCGCCACCTCACCACCCGGGGCCGTGAGGTCACCGCACTGCACGACGAGATCCTGGACCTCACCGACACCGAACGCACCGGCCACGAAGGGGCCGACGCGGACGCCGTCCTGCTCGCCGCCCTCGACGCCGCCCGGACCGGGCGGATGCACGACATCGTCGAGACCATCCAGGCCGAGCAGGACCGGATCATCCGCTCCCCGCACGCCGGCGTCCTCGTGGTGGAAGGGGGCCCCGGCACCGGCAAGACCGCGGTCGCCCTGCACCGCGCCGCCTACCTCCTGTACGCGTACCGCGAGCTCCTCGCCAAGCGCGGTGTGCTGATCGTCGGCCCCAACCCGGCGTTCCTCGGCTACATCGGCGAGGTCCTGCCCTCCCTCGGCGAGACGGGCGTGCTCCTCGCCACGGTCGGCGAGCTCTTCCCCGGCGTGCACGCCACCCGCACCGACCGCCCCGGCGCCGCGGCCGTGAAGGGCCGCGCGGCGATGGCCGGGGTACTCGCCCGGGTAGTCGGCGACCGGCAGGCGCTGCCGGAGACCGTCCCGGCGGGCAGCGGCGAGGACACCTCCGTGGTCCCCGAACCGGCCCTGGAGATCGACCACGACGACTACGGGACTCTGCTCCTGGACCGGACGATGGCCCACGAGGCCCGCGACCGGGCCCGCGGCACCGGGCTCCCGCACAACCTGGCGCGGCCCTACTTCGCGTTCCGCGTCATCGACGCGCTCACCGAGCAGCTCGCCGACCGGCTCGGCGCGGACCCGTACGGCGGACCCAACCTGCTGGGACCCGACGACATCGCCCAGCTCGGCAAGGAGATCGCCACCAGCCCCGAGGTGCACGCGGCCATCGACACCCTCTGGCCGCCCCTCACCCCCGAACAACTGGTCACCGACTTCCTGGCGGACCCCACGTACCTGGACGCCGCCGACGCCGAGTTGATCCGGCGGCCCGCGACGGAGACCGGCTGGACACCCGCGGACATCCCGCTGCTCGACGAGGCCGCCGAACTGCTCGGCGAGGACGACAGCGCGCGGCGCGCCGCCGAGGAGCGGGAACGGCTGGAGCGCATCGCGTACGCGCAGGGCGTCCTGGACCTCTCGCAGGGCTCGGAGTCCTACGAGTTCGAGGACACCGAGAACGAGTACCTGGCCGCGCACGACATCATCGACGCGGAGCGCATGGCCGAGCGGCACGAGGAGGCCGACCACCGCAGCGCCGCCGAGCGCGCGGCCGCCGACCGTACCTGGGCCTTCGGCCACGTCATCGTCGACGAGGCCCAGGAGCTGTCCGCGATGGCGTGGCGGCTGCTGATGCGGCGCTGCCCGACCCGCTCCATGACCCTGGTCGGGGATCCCGCGCAGACGGGTGACGAGGCGGGCTGCGGCTCCTGGAAGCGCATCCTCGCCCCGTACGTCGGCAACCGCTGGGAGCTGGTGCGGCTCGGCGTGAACTACCGTACGCCCGCAGAAGTCATGGACGTCGCCTCCGCCGTGCTCCGCGCCCGCCACCCCGGCTTCGAGCCGCCCCGCTCGGTGCGGTCCACGGGCGTGCGTCCGTGGTCGCGGGCGGCGGACGACCTCCCCGCCGCGGTCGCCGGGGCGGTGCGCGCCGGCACCCCGGCGGAGGGCCGCCTCGCGGTCATCGCCCCGCGCCCGCTGCACGAGGCCCTGGCCGCGGCGCTGCCCGGCGTACGGGCCGGTGCGGAACCGGACCTCACCCACGAGGTCGTGCTCCTCGACCCGCGCCAGGCCAAGGGGCTGGAGTTCGACACGGTGCTCGTCGTGGAGCCGGCGGACATCGCGCCGAGCGACCTGTACGTGGCGCTGACCCGCGCGACGCAGTCCCTCGGTGTCCTCCACACCGGGCCCCTCCCCGAGGAACTGGGGGAGCAGCTGCTGCCGATGTGA
- a CDS encoding class I SAM-dependent methyltransferase, whose translation MTEQRFDVWAAGEAYERYMGRWSRLVADRFVDWLGVAEGAVWLDAGCGTGALTSSVARRARPRLVVGADRSAGFLTAARAAVAPPARFVLADALSLPVRDAAFDAVVSALVLNFLPAPGAAVAEAARAARPGGLVACYVWDYAEGMELLYRFWEAAAPMDPAAAAVDERRRFPLCRPEELRALWTAAGLDGVHVAPIGVRAEFASFADLWEPFLAGQGPAPGYVAALAPPERERLRTALRAALPSRPDGSLTLGVRAWAVLGRKASSGAA comes from the coding sequence ATGACGGAGCAGAGGTTCGACGTCTGGGCCGCGGGAGAAGCCTACGAAAGGTACATGGGGCGCTGGAGCCGCCTCGTGGCCGACCGGTTCGTGGACTGGCTGGGCGTCGCGGAGGGCGCGGTGTGGCTGGACGCCGGCTGCGGCACGGGCGCCCTGACCTCCTCGGTGGCCCGGCGGGCCCGCCCGCGCCTGGTCGTGGGCGCCGACCGTTCCGCCGGCTTCCTCACGGCGGCGCGCGCCGCCGTGGCGCCGCCGGCCCGGTTCGTGCTCGCCGACGCGCTCTCGCTGCCCGTGCGCGACGCAGCCTTCGACGCCGTGGTGAGCGCCCTCGTCCTCAACTTCCTCCCCGCACCGGGCGCCGCGGTCGCCGAGGCGGCGCGTGCGGCGCGCCCGGGCGGGCTCGTCGCCTGTTACGTGTGGGACTACGCCGAGGGCATGGAACTCCTGTACCGCTTCTGGGAAGCGGCCGCGCCAATGGATCCGGCAGCGGCCGCCGTCGACGAGCGCCGCCGCTTCCCGCTGTGCCGCCCGGAGGAACTGCGCGCGCTGTGGACGGCGGCGGGGCTGGACGGCGTGCACGTCGCCCCGATCGGGGTGAGGGCCGAGTTCGCCTCGTTCGCCGACCTGTGGGAGCCGTTCCTGGCCGGCCAGGGACCCGCCCCCGGCTACGTGGCGGCCCTCGCCCCGCCCGAGCGGGAGCGGCTGCGCACGGCCCTGCGCGCTGCGTTGCCGTCCCGGCCGGACGGCTCCCTCACGCTGGGTGTGCGCGCCTGGGCCGTCCTGGGCCGCAAGGCGTCCTCCGGCGCGGCCTGA
- a CDS encoding multicopper oxidase family protein: MAATSIIGTGGMLLPVVNAAADEPRAAGAELDPAGIAKFTQRMPLAPVLQPYLTTSTTSYYRMSLKEASKEVVPGLTTKLRTFNGSFPGPVIKAESGRRVVVKQTNSLDVPTSIHLHGAHVPQDSDGSPMDLIAAKGGTKTYTYPNTQPHANLWFHDHAHHMESENVFRGMTGTYILTDDTERRLGLPSGSYDIPVSLRDARFTDTGELVYEMGDFRHRNVILANGKAWPYFEVAARKYRLRFTNTANQRFFGLSLADDSELVLIGTDGGLLTAPYRTDTVSISPGERADVVIDFSRYPVGTTIELRNKHIDRDEPANEIGAVLQFRVTRSARDDSVVPAQLRTLPPLPTATVDRSFEMRMDETGAPSSMAYINGKTYDMNRIDTEIAYGATEIWTVRNANQYAPHNFHMHLVQFRVLERNGQAVTEGPETGLKDTVPLKPGETVKIQATFTGYRGTYVYHCHLFDHGAMGMMANMRIS; encoded by the coding sequence GTGGCCGCCACCAGCATCATCGGAACCGGTGGCATGCTGCTGCCGGTCGTGAACGCCGCCGCGGACGAGCCGCGCGCCGCCGGAGCCGAGCTCGACCCGGCCGGCATCGCGAAGTTCACGCAGCGGATGCCGCTGGCGCCGGTGCTCCAGCCGTACCTCACCACGAGCACCACCAGCTACTACCGGATGTCCTTGAAGGAAGCCTCCAAGGAGGTCGTGCCGGGACTGACCACCAAGCTGCGCACCTTCAACGGCTCCTTCCCCGGCCCCGTCATCAAGGCCGAGTCGGGCCGCCGGGTCGTGGTCAAGCAGACCAACTCGCTGGACGTGCCCACCTCGATCCACCTCCACGGCGCCCACGTCCCGCAGGACAGCGACGGTTCCCCGATGGACCTCATCGCGGCCAAGGGCGGCACCAAGACCTACACGTACCCCAACACCCAGCCGCACGCGAACCTCTGGTTCCACGACCACGCCCACCACATGGAGTCGGAGAACGTCTTCCGCGGCATGACGGGCACCTACATCCTCACCGACGACACGGAACGCCGGCTGGGCCTGCCGTCCGGCAGCTACGACATCCCCGTCTCGCTGCGCGACGCCCGCTTCACCGACACCGGTGAACTGGTCTACGAAATGGGCGACTTCCGGCACCGCAACGTCATCCTCGCCAACGGAAAGGCCTGGCCCTACTTCGAGGTCGCGGCGCGCAAGTACCGGCTGCGCTTCACCAACACCGCCAACCAGCGGTTCTTCGGCCTGAGCCTCGCGGACGACTCGGAGCTCGTGCTGATCGGCACCGACGGCGGCCTGCTGACCGCCCCGTACCGCACCGACACGGTGTCCATCTCCCCGGGCGAGCGGGCCGACGTCGTCATCGACTTCTCCCGCTACCCCGTCGGCACCACCATCGAGCTCCGCAACAAGCACATCGACCGTGACGAGCCGGCCAACGAGATCGGGGCGGTCCTCCAGTTCCGCGTCACCCGTTCCGCGCGCGACGACAGCGTGGTCCCGGCGCAGCTCAGGACGCTCCCGCCGCTGCCCACCGCCACCGTCGACCGCAGCTTCGAGATGCGGATGGACGAGACCGGCGCCCCGAGCAGCATGGCGTACATCAACGGCAAGACGTACGACATGAACCGGATCGACACCGAGATCGCCTACGGTGCGACCGAGATCTGGACCGTCCGCAACGCCAACCAGTACGCGCCGCACAACTTCCACATGCACCTGGTGCAGTTCCGGGTGCTGGAACGCAACGGCCAGGCGGTGACCGAAGGCCCGGAGACCGGGCTCAAGGACACCGTGCCGCTGAAGCCGGGCGAGACGGTGAAGATCCAGGCGACCTTCACCGGGTACCGGGGCACGTACGTCTACCACTGCCACCTGTTCGACCACGGGGCGATGGGCATGATGGCGAACATGCGCATCTCCTGA
- a CDS encoding TetR/AcrR family transcriptional regulator gives MVKQQRGQATVDLVLNSALRVYAEAGQQGFTVNAVTKASGVSLGSLYHHFGSFDGLAAALYTRCMGELFEQMIAALLRTRTARTGVRALVRSYLRFTEEHRDAALFLHASAYSGYLAVHAEEISAAKSVMLQPMAQWFGARVAKGEIATMPGPVIEVLVMGPVAETARRWLSSTYEIDLDEAAKLLPDSIWRSLRPQ, from the coding sequence ATGGTGAAGCAACAGCGTGGCCAGGCCACTGTCGACCTGGTCCTGAACTCCGCGCTGCGGGTGTACGCGGAGGCCGGACAGCAGGGTTTCACCGTCAACGCCGTCACCAAGGCCAGCGGGGTGAGCCTCGGCAGCCTGTACCACCACTTCGGCAGCTTCGACGGCCTCGCGGCCGCCCTCTACACCCGCTGCATGGGCGAGCTGTTCGAGCAGATGATCGCCGCCCTGCTCCGCACGCGGACGGCACGCACCGGCGTCCGCGCGCTGGTCCGGTCGTACCTGCGCTTCACCGAGGAACACCGGGACGCCGCGCTCTTCCTGCACGCCTCGGCCTACTCCGGCTACCTCGCCGTCCACGCCGAGGAGATCTCCGCCGCGAAGTCCGTCATGCTCCAGCCGATGGCGCAGTGGTTCGGTGCCCGCGTGGCGAAGGGCGAGATCGCCACGATGCCCGGTCCGGTGATCGAGGTGCTGGTCATGGGGCCGGTCGCGGAGACCGCCCGGCGCTGGCTGTCCAGCACGTACGAGATCGACCTGGACGAGGCCGCCAAGCTGCTGCCCGACAGCATCTGGCGCTCCCTGCGCCCGCAGTGA
- a CDS encoding HutD/Ves family protein, whose protein sequence is MTDGTTNGTDDGVRVLRAAGRPAAPWKNGGGVTREIAVRPEGAGMEEFLWRASLADVSADGPFSAFPGVDRTLTLAEGAGMDLTIGGVRRLVDERFAPQRFPGDRPTQCRLLGGPVVNFNVMYRREAVEAEVAVVRGDVVLAVPPRATLLVVALDAPALLGGSHRLGPYDAALVTGPGNRALRADGHTAVVRLTPHP, encoded by the coding sequence ATGACGGACGGCACCACCAACGGCACGGACGACGGGGTGCGCGTGCTGCGCGCGGCCGGCCGGCCGGCGGCTCCTTGGAAGAACGGCGGCGGAGTCACCAGGGAGATCGCCGTCCGGCCCGAGGGCGCCGGCATGGAGGAGTTCCTCTGGCGGGCCAGCCTCGCCGACGTGAGCGCCGACGGGCCGTTCTCCGCGTTTCCCGGAGTGGACCGCACGCTCACCCTCGCCGAAGGCGCGGGCATGGACCTGACGATCGGTGGCGTACGACGCCTCGTGGACGAACGCTTCGCCCCGCAGCGCTTCCCCGGCGACCGGCCCACGCAGTGCCGGCTCCTCGGGGGGCCCGTCGTGAACTTCAACGTGATGTACCGCAGGGAGGCCGTGGAGGCCGAAGTCGCCGTCGTACGCGGCGATGTGGTGCTCGCCGTACCGCCCCGCGCGACCCTGCTGGTCGTGGCACTGGACGCTCCGGCGTTGCTCGGCGGCTCCCACCGGCTGGGCCCCTACGACGCCGCCTTGGTCACCGGTCCGGGCAACCGCGCGCTCCGCGCCGACGGCCACACGGCCGTGGTCCGGCTGACCCCGCACCCCTGA
- a CDS encoding VWA domain-containing protein has translation MTILSKGANLPVGSSSVRAVLGWSAGPGVPDVDASALLLTGGGRVRSDGDFVFCNQPRHASGSVRHLGKQPGADALDVDLAALEPEIERVVLCASADGGSFGRVPGLHLRLLDAASGAELARFDMTADTETAYISGELYRRAGAWKFRAVGQGYASGLAGLATDFGITVDDQPPAPAPAPAPAPAPAPAPAPASAPAPTPAPAPMPAPAREPVRAAAVRMVKGEEQLPTEMRERLSLRKQQVAVSLTKSGAAGVSARVILVLDASGSMSTLYSRGTVAGVVERMAAVAAQLDDDGEMQAWTFATHPARLPDLTIAGLPEWLRLHVRVGQMSLFGRNKPAKGLLPGQVDMRAVGFQNEEQRVIAEVRAYVRDHPVPAPTLVLFFSDGGVYRNDEIERELRAAVEEPVFWQFVGLGRAGFGVLERFDTMPGRRVDNVGFFAVDDIDRISDPELYDRLLSEFPSWIRAAREAGILR, from the coding sequence GTGACGATATTGAGCAAAGGCGCCAACCTGCCCGTCGGGTCATCCTCCGTCAGAGCCGTGCTCGGCTGGTCGGCCGGGCCCGGGGTACCGGACGTGGACGCGTCGGCACTCCTGCTGACGGGCGGTGGGCGGGTCCGCTCCGACGGCGACTTCGTCTTCTGCAACCAGCCGCGGCACGCCTCGGGCTCCGTACGCCACCTCGGTAAACAGCCCGGCGCGGACGCGCTCGACGTCGATCTGGCCGCCCTGGAGCCGGAGATCGAGCGGGTCGTCCTGTGTGCCTCCGCCGACGGCGGCAGCTTCGGCCGGGTCCCGGGGCTGCACCTGCGGCTGCTCGACGCGGCGTCCGGGGCCGAGCTCGCCCGCTTCGACATGACCGCCGACACCGAGACGGCGTACATCAGCGGCGAGCTCTACCGGCGCGCGGGCGCCTGGAAGTTCCGGGCGGTCGGGCAGGGGTACGCGAGCGGTCTGGCCGGACTGGCGACCGACTTCGGCATCACCGTGGACGATCAACCGCCCGCACCGGCTCCCGCACCGGCTCCCGCACCGGCTCCCGCACCGGCACCGGCTCCCGCTTCCGCTCCCGCACCGACACCGGCGCCGGCCCCGATGCCGGCCCCCGCGCGCGAGCCCGTGCGCGCGGCCGCCGTCCGGATGGTCAAGGGCGAGGAGCAGCTGCCCACCGAGATGCGCGAGCGCCTCTCCCTGCGCAAGCAGCAGGTGGCCGTCAGCCTGACCAAGAGCGGCGCCGCCGGAGTCAGCGCCCGGGTCATCCTCGTGCTCGACGCGTCGGGCTCGATGTCCACCCTGTACTCGCGCGGCACGGTGGCCGGGGTGGTGGAACGGATGGCCGCCGTCGCGGCGCAGCTCGACGACGACGGCGAGATGCAGGCCTGGACCTTCGCCACCCATCCCGCCCGGCTGCCCGACCTCACGATCGCCGGGCTCCCCGAATGGCTGCGCCTGCACGTGCGGGTCGGCCAGATGAGCCTCTTCGGCCGGAACAAGCCGGCCAAGGGACTGCTCCCGGGTCAGGTCGACATGCGTGCGGTCGGCTTCCAGAACGAGGAGCAGCGGGTCATCGCCGAGGTGCGCGCCTACGTACGCGACCATCCGGTCCCCGCCCCCACCCTCGTCCTGTTCTTCTCCGACGGCGGTGTCTACCGCAACGACGAGATCGAGCGGGAGCTCCGCGCGGCCGTCGAGGAGCCCGTGTTCTGGCAGTTCGTCGGCCTCGGCAGGGCCGGGTTCGGCGTGCTGGAACGGTTCGACACCATGCCCGGACGCCGTGTCGACAACGTCGGCTTCTTCGCCGTGGACGACATCGACCGGATCTCCGACCCGGAACTCTACGACCGCCTGTTGTCGGAGTTCCCGTCCTGGATCCGCGCCGCCCGAGAGGCGGGCATCCTGCGCTGA
- a CDS encoding cold-shock protein produces MASGTVKWFNAEKGFGFIEQDGGGADVFAHYSNIATQGFRELQEGQKVNFDVTQGQKGPQAENIVPA; encoded by the coding sequence ATGGCATCTGGCACCGTGAAGTGGTTCAACGCGGAAAAGGGCTTCGGCTTCATCGAGCAGGACGGTGGCGGCGCTGACGTGTTCGCCCACTACTCGAACATCGCCACCCAGGGCTTCCGTGAGCTTCAGGAAGGCCAGAAGGTGAACTTCGACGTCACGCAGGGCCAGAAGGGCCCCCAGGCCGAGAACATCGTTCCCGCCTGA
- a CDS encoding NADPH-dependent F420 reductase — translation MGDEGQGERGRGGGRRGGEGNGRALGQKLGHIFVPFPVVRNAPVRSPALPRKTSLGPLRFSRCGEWLKIHRAVSKDPECRRVQWGSDKGDTRNPHCTGELMKIGIIGAGNIGGNLTRRLTALGHEVSVANSRGPETLAALAEETGATPVTVAQAARGAEVVVVTVPLKNVPDLPAGLFDGAAEGFAVIDTGNYYPRERDGRIPGIEDEGLTESRWTESHLGHPVVKAFNGTYAVDILERHRPAGAPDRMALPVAGDDEAAKKTVRALIDELGFDTVDAGGIDDSWRQQPDTPVYGLRAGVDAVTKALAEASPERPAAFRG, via the coding sequence ATGGGTGACGAAGGCCAGGGAGAGCGCGGCCGCGGCGGCGGTCGCCGCGGTGGTGAGGGCAATGGCCGTGCGCTTGGTCAGAAGCTTGGGCATATTTTCGTACCTTTCCCCGTGGTGCGAAACGCGCCGGTACGGTCCCCGGCGCTGCCCCGAAAGACCTCTCTCGGGCCACTTCGGTTCTCGCGCTGCGGAGAATGGCTGAAAATCCACCGGGCCGTGTCGAAGGATCCGGAATGCCGTCGGGTCCAGTGGGGTTCGGACAAAGGCGATACCCGAAACCCGCACTGCACTGGAGAGCTCATGAAGATCGGCATCATCGGCGCCGGCAACATCGGCGGCAACCTCACCCGTCGGCTCACCGCCCTCGGACACGAGGTCTCGGTGGCGAACTCCCGCGGACCCGAAACGCTGGCGGCGCTCGCCGAGGAGACCGGCGCCACGCCCGTCACGGTCGCGCAGGCGGCCCGCGGCGCGGAGGTCGTCGTGGTCACCGTCCCGCTCAAGAACGTGCCCGACCTGCCCGCCGGGCTCTTCGACGGCGCGGCGGAGGGCTTCGCCGTCATCGACACGGGCAACTACTACCCCCGGGAGCGGGACGGCCGCATCCCCGGCATCGAGGACGAGGGGCTGACCGAGAGCCGCTGGACCGAAAGCCACCTGGGCCACCCGGTCGTCAAGGCCTTCAACGGCACCTACGCCGTCGACATCCTGGAACGGCACCGGCCGGCCGGCGCCCCCGACCGGATGGCGCTGCCGGTCGCCGGCGACGACGAGGCGGCGAAGAAGACCGTACGGGCGCTCATCGACGAGCTCGGCTTCGACACCGTCGACGCGGGCGGCATCGACGATTCCTGGCGTCAGCAGCCCGACACCCCGGTGTACGGCCTGCGCGCGGGCGTCGACGCCGTCACCAAGGCGCTCGCGGAGGCCTCGCCGGAGAGGCCGGCGGCCTTCCGCGGCTGA